In Drosophila santomea strain STO CAGO 1482 chromosome 2L, Prin_Dsan_1.1, whole genome shotgun sequence, a single window of DNA contains:
- the LOC120458056 gene encoding multiple epidermal growth factor-like domains protein 11, translating into MLVLFVVLLTSLQVQGCVKQAQVVKMRGTLITMRKYQNSANCTTNCGPLVGRTKTETYMGFTDVCCDGYVRDENNECVPECKDCGVAGKCLSPNVCLCGKGYASRRDRGHCEPECSESCVNGRCSAPDECECLPGHRFVNGSQTACEPLCAEDCANGRCMEMGKCQCNNGYQRDEKLKKCVPICQDACYHGECVAPNECRCHPGHEQRLGVPWICDPICSSGCANGYCQGAEVCACKVGYAHKDNTLASGCDPVCNPPCANGTCISPGHCACPAGHVFANGSRHECVPSCLSGCENGYCSAPNRCECHEGFVKTSPHRCTPTCEPVCGQNSRCTAPGTCACDVGYVFVNGSTTECEPFCPRNCRNGICSSPGVCTCLEGFQALLSFYCIPICSRICIHGSCVAPNECRCFTGYRPIPSLGAHVCEPICSQGCVHGVCIAPGTCQCDVGFVKRWATGPCEPHCPQKCVNSHCLGSGECRCYEGYKLRPGSTSICDPECSPGCMNGTCVEPNSCACFAGYEDTKVHYECVPTCRPRCENGRCSAPGHCECDPGHVVTNSSEPNSCRPQCKEECINAECLAPEKCVCLPDYRFLPGSSTECEPICSKGCPSGQECVAPDTCEGFEPRISSTYSKHIVFHWGMFIVAILLCLALVMIPLLLLREIQRRRREGYKHRTRLIENPSYGVVQANSEDANSELGIGLGD; encoded by the exons atgcTTGTTCTTTTCGTGGTTTTACTGACCAGCCTGCAGGTGCAGGGCTGTGTCAAACAAGCTCA GGTGGTTAAAATGCGTGGAACTTTGATAACAATGCGTAAGTACCAGAACTCAGCCAACTGCACCACAAACTGTGGACCCCTGGTAGGGAGAACCAAAACTGAG ACTTACATGGGCTTTACTGATGTCTGCTGCGACGGCTATGTACGCGATGAAAACAA CGAGTGTGTGCCAGAGTGCAAGGATTGCGGAGTCGCGGGAAAATGCCTTTCGCCCAACGTGTGTTTATGTGGAAAGGGCTATGCAAGTCGCCGGGATCGGGGTCACTGTGAGCCGGAGTGCAGCGAGTCCTGCGTCAACGGAAGGTGTTCGGCCCCGGATGAGTGTGAATGCCTTCCTGGCCATCGATTCGTGAATGGCTCCCAAACGGCGTGTGAGCCACTTTGTGCGGAGGACTGTGCCAATGGCCGCTGCATGGAGATGGGAAAATGCCAGTGCAACAACGGCTACCAGCGGGATGAAAAGCTTAAGAAATGTGTGCCCATCTGCCAGGATGCCTGCTATCATGGCGAGTGTGTGGCGCCCAACGAGTGTCGCTGCCATCCCGGACATGAGCAGCGCTTGGGTGTGCCGTGGATCTGCGATCCGATCTGCTCGAGCGGCTGCGCCAACGGCTATTGCCAGGGAGCCGAGGTGTGCGCCTGCAAGGTGGGCTATGCCCACAAGGATAACACCCTCGCCTCCGGCTGTGATCCGGTGTGTAATCCGCCCTGCGCGAATGGCACTTGCATCTCACCCGGCCACTGCGCCTGCCCCGCGGGTCACGTGTTCGCCAATGGATCGCGTCACGAGTGTGTTCCCAGCTGCCTTTCCGGCTGCGAGAATGGGTACTGCAGTGCCCCTAATCGCTGTGAGTGCCACGAGGGATTCGTGAAGACCTCGCCGCATCGCTGTACGCCCACATGTGAACCCGTCTGTGGCCAGAACTCCCGCTGCACCGCTCCAGGAACCTGTGCATGCGATGTCGGCTACGTCTTCGTCAACGGCAGCACCACGGAGTGCGAGCCCTTCTGCCCCAGGAACTGCCGGAACGGAATCTGCAGTAGTCCTGGCGTCTGCACGTGCCTAGAAGGGTTTCAG GCCCTTCTCTCGTTCTACTGCATACCCATTTGCTCGAGGATCTGCATCCATGGCAGTTGTGTGGCGCCCAACGAGTGTCGCTGCTTCACCGGCTACCGACCAATTCCCAGCCTGGGAGCGCATGTCTGCGAGCCCATCTGCAGCCAGGGATGTGTGCACGGCGTTTGCATCGCCCCAGGAACCTGTCAATGCGATGTGGGCTTTGTCAAACGGTGGGCCACTGGGCCCTGTGAGCCGCACTGTCCACAAAAGTGCGTGAACAGCCACTGCTTGGGATCGGGAGAGTGTCGCTGCTACGAGGGATACAAGCTGAGGCCGGGATCCACGTCCATCTGTGATCCGGAGTGCTCGCCAGGATGCATGAATGGTACCTGCGTGGAGCCCAACAGCTGTGCCTGCTTCGCTGGCTATGAAGACACCAAGGTGCACTACGAGTGTGTGCCCACCTGCCGTCCGAGGTGCGAGAATGGGCGATGCTCCGCTCCAGGACACTGTGAATGCGATCCCGGTCATGTGGTCACCAACTCCAGTGAACCGAACTCATGTCGCCCCCAGTGCAAGGAGGAGTGCATCAATGCCGAGTGCCTTGCGCCGGAGAAGTGCGTCTGCCTACCGGACTACCGATTTTTGCCCGGCAGCAGCACCGAGTGCGAACCGATTTGCTCGAAAGGATGCCCTTCTGGGCAGGAGTGCGTTGCACCAGACACCTGTGAGGGTTTTGAGCCCCGAATTAGTTCCACATATAGCAAACATATAGTTTTCCATTGGGGCATGTTCATCGTAGCCATTTTGCTGTGCTTGGCTCTGGTGATGATTCCCCTCTTGTTGCTCAGGGAAATACAGCGACGTCGTCGTGAAGGCTACAAGCACAGGACCCGGCTCATCGAGAATCCTTCCTATGGAGTTGTGCAGGCAAACAGCGAGGATGCGAACAGCGAGTTGGGCATTGGACTGGGGGATTAA
- the LOC120458070 gene encoding platelet endothelial aggregation receptor 1-like isoform X1 has translation MLHIRCLWVCLSYSMVLVGFTQPYQMNVCPRLHVVSYMRNVNKSRAVPYEERSFWRGWQTKYRTEHYTQNEIAYRTEVRHVCCDGYKGSIPNCQPVCMKKCPAHGFCSSPNTCSCHTGYGGSDCQPNCPAGCGKNEFCDQPGVCSCQNGYNRASSSDNCLPVCREECGHHSFCSEPGKCECEPGYEKMEGGTACLAVCSPKCGENARCQEPQLCTCLDGYKADANGNCLPFCQEDCGKNSRCVRPGMCECDNGYAGDEGGTNCRPECSTCPENGICMSPGVCVCKPGYVMRDDRCQPHCEENCPEYGHCVAPNQCECFSGYESPGADKKCEPKCSKGCSNGFCFSPETCVCNIGYLMGPNQVCEPQCSLNCIHGKCTSPETCSCDPGYRFQNNSHHICDPICDSGCSNGDCVAPNICICHDGYQPNNTNPVTSMCQPVCEDCKFGDCVAPNNCQCSIGYEKVNGVCESQTTTDSNEYSTTTEDSQTSTADLDPHSITTPNAIETPSSEVPHSNCTAGCMCWIEYDGMGTFNTAKCAKVCVDPQDQPCLDLDNCHCDLPSGQLVCQEDSSVDYSGENSRYVCHMLQAKKPKSEAEARIPERTESSQKWMVIMGSCAGMILGVAVAIVGTKYYRRSTFRQNIEVEQAIYESDLE, from the exons ATGTTACACATCCGATGTCTTTGGGTGTGTCTCAGTTATTCAATGGTTCTCGTCGGCTTCACTCAACCCTATCAGATGAATGTTTGTCCACGTCTGCACGTGGTTTCTTACATGAGAAATGTCAACAAGAGTAGAGCGGTACCTTACGAGGAACGCTCTTTTTGGAGAGGTTGGCAGACGAAATACCGCACGGAGCATTACACACAAAATGAG ATTGCCTATAGAACTGAAGTGAGACACGTTTGCTGTGACGGCTACAAGGGATCCATTCCGAACTGTCAACCTGTCTGCATGAAGAAGTGTCCTGCACATGGTTTCTGCTCATCTCCCAATACTTGCAGTTGCCACACGGGCTACGGCGGATCCGACTGCCAACCAAATTGTCCGGCGGGATGCGGAAAAAACGAGTTTTGCGATCAACCCGGAGTCTGTAGCTGCCAAAATGGCTACAATCGAGCTTCTAGCAGCGACAATTGCCTTCCGGTTTGCCGAGAGGAATGTGGACACCATAGCTTTTGCTCGGAGCCCGGAAAATGCGAATGTGAACCTGGGTACGAGAAAATGGAAGGCGGGACCGCCTGCCTTGCCGTTTGTTCGCCCAAGTGTGGGGAAAACGCTCGATGCCAGGAGCCACAACTGTGCACCTGTCTAGATGGATACAAGGCCGATGCAAATGGCAATTGCTTGCCATTCTGCCAGGAAGATTGTGGCAAAAACAGCCGATGTGTGAGGCCAGGAATGTGCGAGTGTGACAATGGATATGCCGGTGACGAAGGAGGCACCAATTGCCGACCTGAGTGCTCCACTTGTCCGGAGAACGGAATTTGCATGAGTCCAGGCGTTTGTGTCTGCAAGCCAGGTTACGTGATGAGAGATGATCGATGCCAGCCGCATTGCGAGGAAAACTGCCCCGAGTACGGACACTGTGTGGCGCCAAACCAGTGCGAGTGCTTTTCGGGCTATGAATCGCCTGGGGCGGACAAAAAATGCGAACCCAAGTGCAGCAAGGGATGCTCCaatggcttttgcttttccccAGAGACGTGTGTATGCAATATTGGTTACCTAATGGGTCCCAATCAAGTTTGTGAGCCACAATGCAGCCTAAACTGTATTCATGGCAAGTGCACCAGCCCAGAAACCTGTTCCTGCGATCCGGGATATCGTTTCCAGAACAACTCCCACCACATTTGCGATCCGATTTGCGACAGTGGCTGCAGCAACGGAGACTGCGTTGCCCCCAATATTTGTATATGCCACGACGGCTATCAACCCAATAACACAAATCCTGTCACTTCCATGTGTCAGCCCGTCTGCGAAGACTGCAAGTTCGGAGACTGTGTGGCGCCGAACAACTGCCAGTGCAGTATAGGCTACGAGAAAGTCAACGGAGTCTGCGAGTCCCAAACCACGACAGACTCCAACGAATACAGCACCACGACTGAAGATTCCCAAACCTCAACTGCCGATCTGGACCCACACTCCATAACAACACCTAATGCAATAGAGACACCATCCAGCGAGGTACCCCACTCAAATTGCACTGCCGGTTGCATGTGCTGGATTGAATATGATGGGATGGGCACTTTCAATACGGCCAAGTGCGCCAAGGTCTGCGTGGATCCCCAGGACCAGCCGTGCCTCGATTTGGATAATTGCCACTGCGATCTGCCGAGTGGCCAGCTGGTGTGCCAAGAGGATAGTAGCGTGGACTACAGCGGTGAGAATTCGCGTTACGTCTGCCACATGTTGCAAGCGAAGAAGCCAAAATCGGAGGCTGAGGCACGGATTCCTGAGCGAACTGAATCGTCCCAGAAGTGGATGGTTATTATGGGCTCCTGCGCTGGAATGATCCTTGGTGTGGCCGTCGCAATTGTTGGCACGAAGTACTATCGACGTTCTACCTTCAGGCAAAACATTGAAGTCGAACAAGCCATCTATGAAAGTGATTTGGAATAA
- the LOC120458057 gene encoding probable cytochrome P450 28a5: MVLITLTLVSLVVGLLYAVLVWNYDYWRKRGVPGPKPKIFYGNYPHMFTMKRHLIYDLNDIYRQYKNKYDAVGIFGVRSPQLLVINPELARRVFVSNFKNFHDNEIAKNIDEKTDFIFASNPFSLTGEKWKARRADVTPGLTMGRIKTVYPVTNKVCQKLSEWVDKQLRLGSIDGIDAKHMSLCFTTEMVTDCVLGLGAKSFSDKPTPVMAKIKELFNQPWTFMLFFIMTSAFPSLSHLLKLRFVPKDVERFFVDLMGSAVEARRAQLAAGKQFERSDFLDYILQLGEKRNLDNRELLSYSMTFLLDGFETTATVLAHILLNLGRSQEAQKVLREEIRSHLQDGAICFEKLNDLPFLDACVQETIRLFPPGFMSNKLCTESIEIPNKEGRNFVVEKGTTVVVPHYCFMLDEEFFPNPQSFLPERFMEPDATKTFRERGVFMGFGDGPRVCIGMRFATVQIKAAVVELISKFNVKINAKTRKDNDYDPVQILSSLRGGIWLDLEKL; the protein is encoded by the exons ATGGTTCTGATTACTTTGACCCTGGTGTCTTTGGTGGTGGGCCTGCTGTATGCTGTTCTGGTATGGAACTACGACTACTGGAGAAAACGGGGCGTTCCTGGTCCCAAGCCCAAGATATTTTACGGAAACTATCCACACATGTTCACTATGAAGCGGCATTTGATCTACGATCTGAACGATATTTACAG GCAGTATAAGAACAAGTACGATGCTGTGGGCATTTTTGGCGTTCGCTCTCCACAGCTGCTGGTGATCAATCCCGAGCTGGCCCGTCGAGTATTTGTGTCCAACTTCAAGAACTTCCACGACAATGAGATCGCCAAGAACATTGATGAGAAAACCGACTTTATTTTCGCCAGCAACCCGTTCTCGTTAACGGGCGAAAAGTGGAAAGCTCGAAGGGCGGACGTAACTCCTGGGCTTACGATGGGACGG ATAAAGACAGTCTATCCGGTGACAAACAAGGTGTGCCAGAAGCTGAGCGAGTGGGTGGATAAGCAATTACGCCTGGGCTCCATCGACGGCATCGATGCAAAGCAC ATGAGTCTCTGCTTTACAACCGAGATGGTCACTGATTGCGTTTTGGGCCTGGGTGCTAAAAGCTTTTCGGATAAGCCCACACCCGTAATGGCGAAAATCAAGGAGCTCTTCAACCAACCCTGGACCTTTATGCTGTTCTTCATAATGACCAGTGCCTTCCCATCGCTGAGTCATTTGCTGAAGCTACGCTTCGTGCCAAAGGATGTGGAACGCTTCTTCGTCGACCTGATGGGCAGTGCGGTGGAGGCACGTCGTGCCCAGTTGGCGGCGGGAAAGCAGTTCGAGCGGTCCGACTTCCTGGACTACATCTTGCAGCTGGGGGAGAAGCGCAACCTGGACAATCGCGAGTTGCTGTCCTATTCCATGACCTTCCTGCTCGATGGATTCGAAACGACGGCCACGGTTTTGGCACACATACTGCTCAATCTGGGTCGTAGTCAGGAGGCACAGAAGGTTCTGCGAGAGGAGATTCGTTCCCATCTGCAGGATGGCGCCATTTGCTTTGAAAAGCTTAATGATTTGCCCTTCCTTGACGCCTGTGTGCAGG AAACCATCCGGCTCTTCCCACCCGGATTCATGTCGAACAAACTGTGCACCGAATCCATCGAGATCCCCAACAAGGAAGGTCGCAACTTCGTCGTGGAGAAGGGCACCACTGTGGTTGTTCCTCACTACTGCTTCATGCTGGATGAGGAATTCTTCCCCAATCCTCAGTCCTTCCTGCCTGAGCGATTCATGGAGCCCGATGCTACAAAAACCTTCAGGGAACGAGGTGTCTTCATGGGATTCGGGGACGGACCGCGAGTGTGTATTG gAATGCGATTTGCGACGGTGCAGATTAAGGCTGCCGTTGTGGAACTGATATCAAAGTTCAATGTCAAGATCAATGCCAAAACCCGCAAAGACAATGATTATGACCCTGTCCAAATACTTAGTAGTCTGCGTGGGGGCATTTGGCTGGACCTTGAAAAGCTTTAG
- the LOC120458070 gene encoding protein draper-like isoform X2, with product MSHIRSLWVCLAYLIVLVDFIQPDRMNVCPRRQVVSYTRNVLRSRTVPYLTYYHWRGRETKYRTEYYTQDEIAYRTEVRHVCCDGYKGSIPNCQPVCMKKCPAHGFCSSPNTCSCHTGYGGSDCQPNCPAGCGKNEFCDQPGVCSCQNGYNRASSSDNCLPVCREECGHHSFCSEPGKCECEPGYEKMEGGTACLAVCSPKCGENARCQEPQLCTCLDGYKADANGNCLPFCQEDCGKNSRCVRPGMCECDNGYAGDEGGTNCRPECSTCPENGICMSPGVCVCKPGYVMRDDRCQPHCEENCPEYGHCVAPNQCECFSGYESPGADKKCEPKCSKGCSNGFCFSPETCVCNIGYLMGPNQVCEPQCSLNCIHGKCTSPETCSCDPGYRFQNNSHHICDPICDSGCSNGDCVAPNICICHDGYQPNNTNPVTSMCQPVCEDCKFGDCVAPNNCQCSIGYEKVNGVCESQTTTDSNEYSTTTEDSQTSTADLDPHSITTPNAIETPSSEVPHSNCTAGCMCWIEYDGMGTFNTAKCAKVCVDPQDQPCLDLDNCHCDLPSGQLVCQEDSSVDYSGENSRYVCHMLQAKKPKSEAEARIPERTESSQKWMVIMGSCAGMILGVAVAIVGTKYYRRSTFRQNIEVEQAIYESDLE from the exons ATGTCACACATCCGATCTCTTTGGGTGTGTCTGGCTTACTTAATTGTTCTCGTCGACTTCATTCAACCCGATCGGATGAATGTTTGTCCACGTCGGCAGGTGGTTTCTTACACGAGAAATGTCCTCAGGAGTAGAACGGTACCTTACCTAACGTATTATCACTGGAGAGGTCGGGAGACAAAATACCGCACGGAGTATTACACACAAGATGAG ATTGCCTATAGAACTGAAGTGAGACACGTTTGCTGTGACGGCTACAAGGGATCCATTCCGAACTGTCAACCTGTCTGCATGAAGAAGTGTCCTGCACATGGTTTCTGCTCATCTCCCAATACTTGCAGTTGCCACACGGGCTACGGCGGATCCGACTGCCAACCAAATTGTCCGGCGGGATGCGGAAAAAACGAGTTTTGCGATCAACCCGGAGTCTGTAGCTGCCAAAATGGCTACAATCGAGCTTCTAGCAGCGACAATTGCCTTCCGGTTTGCCGAGAGGAATGTGGACACCATAGCTTTTGCTCGGAGCCCGGAAAATGCGAATGTGAACCTGGGTACGAGAAAATGGAAGGCGGGACCGCCTGCCTTGCCGTTTGTTCGCCCAAGTGTGGGGAAAACGCTCGATGCCAGGAGCCACAACTGTGCACCTGTCTAGATGGATACAAGGCCGATGCAAATGGCAATTGCTTGCCATTCTGCCAGGAAGATTGTGGCAAAAACAGCCGATGTGTGAGGCCAGGAATGTGCGAGTGTGACAATGGATATGCCGGTGACGAAGGAGGCACCAATTGCCGACCTGAGTGCTCCACTTGTCCGGAGAACGGAATTTGCATGAGTCCAGGCGTTTGTGTCTGCAAGCCAGGTTACGTGATGAGAGATGATCGATGCCAGCCGCATTGCGAGGAAAACTGCCCCGAGTACGGACACTGTGTGGCGCCAAACCAGTGCGAGTGCTTTTCGGGCTATGAATCGCCTGGGGCGGACAAAAAATGCGAACCCAAGTGCAGCAAGGGATGCTCCaatggcttttgcttttccccAGAGACGTGTGTATGCAATATTGGTTACCTAATGGGTCCCAATCAAGTTTGTGAGCCACAATGCAGCCTAAACTGTATTCATGGCAAGTGCACCAGCCCAGAAACCTGTTCCTGCGATCCGGGATATCGTTTCCAGAACAACTCCCACCACATTTGCGATCCGATTTGCGACAGTGGCTGCAGCAACGGAGACTGCGTTGCCCCCAATATTTGTATATGCCACGACGGCTATCAACCCAATAACACAAATCCTGTCACTTCCATGTGTCAGCCCGTCTGCGAAGACTGCAAGTTCGGAGACTGTGTGGCGCCGAACAACTGCCAGTGCAGTATAGGCTACGAGAAAGTCAACGGAGTCTGCGAGTCCCAAACCACGACAGACTCCAACGAATACAGCACCACGACTGAAGATTCCCAAACCTCAACTGCCGATCTGGACCCACACTCCATAACAACACCTAATGCAATAGAGACACCATCCAGCGAGGTACCCCACTCAAATTGCACTGCCGGTTGCATGTGCTGGATTGAATATGATGGGATGGGCACTTTCAATACGGCCAAGTGCGCCAAGGTCTGCGTGGATCCCCAGGACCAGCCGTGCCTCGATTTGGATAATTGCCACTGCGATCTGCCGAGTGGCCAGCTGGTGTGCCAAGAGGATAGTAGCGTGGACTACAGCGGTGAGAATTCGCGTTACGTCTGCCACATGTTGCAAGCGAAGAAGCCAAAATCGGAGGCTGAGGCACGGATTCCTGAGCGAACTGAATCGTCCCAGAAGTGGATGGTTATTATGGGCTCCTGCGCTGGAATGATCCTTGGTGTGGCCGTCGCAATTGTTGGCACGAAGTACTATCGACGTTCTACCTTCAGGCAAAACATTGAAGTCGAACAAGCCATCTATGAAAGTGATTTGGAATAA